The DNA segment TAGCAACCCAATGAAAATGACTCGAAGCGGCCTTTCAAGGCCGCTTCGTTTTTTGTGCAATCACACGGTCAAGGTTGCCATGAGACGCCAAATGGTTACTATGAACTCAGTTTCATTCTAACCGAGGTAAGCACGTGAAGCGGCTCCCCATCATTCTGACAATTTTCATCATCTGCATGACACTGGTTTTGACACCGGCTACCATGGCGCATGCCGGAATCCTCCCGGAAAAGCAGGTGACCATTCGCGATGAAAACGAAATGGGTCGAAAATTCGACAAGCTTATTCGTCTTCAGATGCCCATGGTCGGCGACACTCTCATCACCGACTATATTGAAGGACTTGTCCAACGCATTGTTGCGGCAAAACGCCCCATGCCTTTTCATGTCAAAAGCGCAGTGATTGCCAATTCCGCACTCAATGCCTTCGCAACTCCTGGTGGATTCATCTATGTTTTCACCGGGTTGATCCAAGCCGTGGAAAACGAATCTCAACTGGCTGGAGTCATAGCTCACGAACTTGGGCACGTCTCCCAGCGCCACATGGCGAGCCGGATAGAAAAACAGGGCAAGGTCGGCATGCTCACGATCGCCGGAGTTCTGGCCGGTGCCTTTCTTGGCATTGCCGGTGGATCTGGCTCAGGCAAAGCAGCTCAAGCCATCATACTCGGTTCCCAGGGAATGGGCACTGCTGCCATGTTGCAATACTCTCAGGAAGATGAAAATGAGGCCGACCATGTCGGCATGAACTCACTGGTCAAGGCTGGTTTCAATCCAGAAGGTATGCCACAGACTTTTGAGTTGATGCTCAAAAATCGCTGGTTCACCAGTTCAAGCTCTGAAATGCCCGCCTATCTTTCGACTCACCCCGGTCTTGCAGAGCGTATAGACTATCTCAACGGACGCATTAAGCGCATGCCCGAGTCCTTTTTGGATCGAAA comes from the Pseudodesulfovibrio piezophilus C1TLV30 genome and includes:
- a CDS encoding beta-barrel assembly-enhancing protease; the protein is MKRLPIILTIFIICMTLVLTPATMAHAGILPEKQVTIRDENEMGRKFDKLIRLQMPMVGDTLITDYIEGLVQRIVAAKRPMPFHVKSAVIANSALNAFATPGGFIYVFTGLIQAVENESQLAGVIAHELGHVSQRHMASRIEKQGKVGMLTIAGVLAGAFLGIAGGSGSGKAAQAIILGSQGMGTAAMLQYSQEDENEADHVGMNSLVKAGFNPEGMPQTFELMLKNRWFTSSSSEMPAYLSTHPGLAERIDYLNGRIKRMPESFLDRKDDNTTLVKVQALVRSKMSPETTALAYYQNIAPSKYTALDYMALGNVQARLKNMDQAAVAFSKALAMEHQDPLIAREAGIFYFKADRKAEAFRYLQLAVIKNKHDALALFYLARMQAEADQYDRAASNMRKVLELVPEDPEVHHHLGMILGESGDAFSGNLHLAYAAIYSGDIAKGRYHAKQAKTEAKTDAQEQQLKDLESVINERTKKDN